CGCAGGCGTGCGGATGGTGACTGGTGATGCACACAGCATCACATACCGAATCGATGGCCGCGCCGTAGTAGCGGACCTGGTTCTGGCAGAACGTGTGCCATCTCCGGCCGCAGTCCTTAGTCGTGTGCGCCGCCATCCAGGCCGCCGCGTATTCGTGGTGTGCGAGACCATCTCAGATGAGGCACGTTCAGCGCTCCTGGCTCAGGCTGACGTGGATCTCAGCGTCGGCAGCACCGGCGAACTGGTGCTCTCCGGGCGAACCTACCGAACGCCAACACCAGGACGGCCGCCCCGCGCCGCCAGCGAGCGCAGCTGGCGGCGGCGGGCGGCTGAACGGGTCTGTGTGCTTACGCGCGGTCACCTCCGCCAACGCGACATTGCCGCGGCCATCGGAGTTAGCCAGCAGGCGGTGTCCAAAATGACCGAGAAGGATCCGCTGCCGGACACGCCGATGACCGAGGCTGCGCGCCGGGAGCTCCTGGTGAAACTGGCATTGGTACCTGCGGACAGCGGACTTGTCGAAACGTACTGGTATGGAATGGATCCGGTAGTGGAGCAGGTGCGCAGTGCGACCCGACTCGGCGCCGAGCTCACCGTGCCGATCCTTGCTGGCGGCGAGGTCGCCGCCGACGTCCTGCGACCGTGGCAGGTACCAACCAGAGGTCTGGTCTATGCCAAAGAACTGGTCGACCTCTCCGAGTTCGGTTTGGTGGAGGCCACCGCCGAGGAAGCGACCTTGACTGTGCGGGTTCCCGCCGACCCGACCGTCTGGACGACCGCGGCCTGGTGGCGGCGGGTTCGTGATACGCAGCGTTCCGACATCATCACTGTGGATCCAGTGATTGCGCTTCAGGACCTCAGCGGCGGTGCCGATCTTGGCGACGGTGCACCGCAGCATCTCAGCGACTGGATCGTGCACCGGTGACCGGAACAGCATCGGTGCAAATCGCCTGCACTGCGGTGGCCGACGACAACGGAATGCGTGCACTGCGTGACGTGGCCGCAGTCACTGCCGACATCGAGTACCGCGTCATCGGCGGTCACATGGTGCGACTGCTGCGGCACGTCTACAACGTGTCGGGCATACCGCGACTGACCTCCGACGCAGACACCGGGATCGACGTCAACGTGGCGTCCACCGGGAACCTCCACGATCGACTCACCGCACTGGGGTACACCGCTGAGTGCGGCAACCGCTACGAGCGGGGTGAGCAAGCGGTCGACCTCTTAGTTCCCACCGCAGCCAAACCAGGCAAGCGGATCATCGGCGAACGAGCCTTCGACGGAGCGCCAGGGCTGCGGTTGGCGCTCGCCCTACCGCCGATCGAAGTCGCCGTCACAGCCCGACTCACCGACGGCGACACGGTTGAGTTCGAAATTCCGGTTCCCGACGTCGAGGCAGCATTCGTGTTGAAGATGCTGGCACGTACCGTTCGCGACTCCGAACGTGACCTCCAGGATATCGAGACACTACTGGAGATCGTCGCGTCACAACCCGATTACCACGCTTCGCCGTGGCGCCTGGGCGACCCCAAGATCACAAAGGCCGGCGAGCGCGGCGACGCTGCGCGTGTGGCAGCGCAGATGATCTCCAGTCCGCCGACGAGGGTGCCGGCCAGAGTGCGGGCGCTGCTCCGGCGCCATGTCGCCATCGTGTCGCGATGACGCACCAGCAGACAGTCGTTCGTTTCCGTGCGGCTACGCCGAGCGAAACGGTTTCGGTCTCGACGGAGCCGGCAAATGCTGAGCCGGAGCATTGACATGGCTGCTGGCTGCGCGGGTCCCCACGCCGGTGGCAATAACGGCTAGGTCGTTGTCGGCGGAGCGGCGTAGTCTAGTTACATGGATGTAGTTCCCGCGACGCCTGCCAACCTTGATAATGGTACGTCCTCGCCGGGACCTGGCGAATTCGCCGCGCAGGTCTATCCAGCAGCCGAGCGCGAGGCGGCTGGCCCGCGCCCCGAGCGCTTCCAGGTCCTCGCTCTCGATGGAGGGGGCGCCAAGGCGTTGTTCACTGCGCATGTGCTTGCACGTCTGGAGCAGGATCTGGGCGTTAGGATCACCGATTCCTTCGACCTCATTGCTGGCACGTCGGCGGGCGGCATCGTCGCACTGGGTCTCGGTGCGGGCCTCACGCCGAAGGAGATTGTCTCCCACTACGAAGAACTGGTCGAGAAAGTCTTTCCGGCGTCGAGGCGGCGAGGATGGCGCCGACCACGGCAGCTGAGATCGCCCATCTATGACGCAGAGGCGCTGCGGCAAGCGTTGACCGGCGTCCTCGGAGCCCGACTCCTTGGCGACAGCACGAAGCGACTCGTCATTCCCGCGTGGGATGTACAACGCGGGGCCGTGCACATCTTCAAGACTCCGCACCACACACGGCTGACCCGCGACTGGCGCATACCGATGGTGGACGTTGCACTGGCGACCTCGGCGGCGCCGCTGTACTTCCCCGCGGCGTACGTCGACGGACACAGGCTCATTGACGGCGGAGTATGGGCCAACAACCCGGCTGTCGTCGCGATCGCCGAGGCCGTCAGCATGCTCGGTGTTCCTCTCGACGCGATTACCGTCCTCAACGTCGGCACCATTGATCAGCTGACCGATCACCCCAAGCGCTTGGACCGCGGCGGACTCTTACACTGGGCAAGACCGATTGCCCCGCTGATCCTTAACGCCAGCAGCCGTGGCGGACAGGGCCTCGCCGAACACTTGATCGGCAAATCCAACTACACGCGCTTCGACGCTCTAGTGCCCGGCGGCCTCTACGCACTGGACTCGGCGGACCCAAAGGACGTGGCCGGCCTCGCTGCCTCAGTCAGCCGAGAACTCAGCCCTAGCTACACCGCGAAATTCGCTGACCACCAGGCGCCCGCATACACACCGGTGAACGGACGCCGACACCGCGACGATCCGGGCAGCATTTCACACACGGAGGCCCCCAATGCAACTCGCTGACCACTTCAACGTCTTGCTGAAAGACACGGTCAATCTCAGCCAGTTCAAACTGGACCTACTCAACCAGCGCGTCGAAGCCATCTACAAGGCACTCAAAGCCGACGTCGAAATCGGTGCGCTGATCACCGGCAAGACGCCGCAAGGCTCCTGGGCACACCGCACGATCATCAACCCCGTCGGTGACAACGAGTTCGACGCCGACTTCATGCTCGACATGAGCCAGAACCCGGACTGGGCCGACAACCCCAAGACCTACATCGATGAGGTCTACGCAGCCCTGCATCGGCACAGCACCTACGGCACCATGCCGCACTCACGTAAGTGCCGCTGCGCGCGGCTCGTCTACGCCAACTCCATGCACGTCGACATCGTCCCTCACCTCAACCTGGCCGACGGTCGAGAGGTCATCGTCAACCGCGACGACAACGAGTGGGAGCTGACGAACCCGCAGGGTTTCACCGATTGGATGAAGAAACAGGACTCTATCGCCAGCGGGAACTTACGCAAAGTGATCAGACTCATGAAATACCTTCGTGATCACAAGAATTCGTTCACCGGCACACGTTCAGTCCTGCTGACCACCATGCTGGGGGAGCAGGTAACAGACTTGCGCAAGCTCCTGGACCCGAGTTACTACAGCAACGTCCCCACAACTCTTCTTCATGTCGTGCAAGACCTCGACACCTGGTTGCAAGCGAACCCGATCAAGCCCTCCATCGCCGACCCGTCCGGTTCCGGCGTGACGTTCGACCACCGGTGGGGACCAGACCCCGAGAGCGCTCAGGCGACCTACAGCTACTTCCGTGACCGAATCCACGTGCATGCCGCCGACATCGAAGCGGCCTACGAGGAGAAAGACAAAGACCGCAGTGTCCAGCTGTGGCAGAACATCTTCGGCGACGGATTCAAGGCGCCGGCCACAACAACCGCTAGCGCGAAGTTTCCAGCAGCCACCTCTGCCGCGGACTCAACAGTGGGGCGCTCTGGTCGGGCAGGGTGACCAGACGCCACCAGCCCACGCTGACGGGCTGGCAGAAGCATCTCCTCGCCGAACTCAAAGCGCTAGCGCAACAACGTCCCAACGAAATCCAGGTCCGAGGAAGACCCACGCTCGACGCTAGCGGCGAGGCGTCGCTCCGCATCTCGCTACGCACGGCCGCCATCCCGCATCATCCGGGTGGCCTGCAACTTCAAGAGACCGAGGAGTTCATCCTTCAGCTTCGCCCCTCTTCGTACTCGCTACCGGCTATCGACGTTGATCACACTCGGTTTCTCGGCTACCCCCATGTGCTCGCGGGTCAACGACTATGCATCTATTTGGATCCTTCACGGGAATGGCAGCCGACGCTTGGTGTGGCCGGCCTACTCACCCGCCTTTGGGACTGGCTCGTCGACGCGGCCGCCGGAAACTTCGACGCCGCCACCGCCATGTACCACGCTGTTGGCGGAGTGCCGCATCAGGCACATGACACACCGACGATCGTTACCCGAGAACCCGGACCGGCGAAGCGCCACCAAACGGCTCACCTGATCGCCCGGTCAACGCACCGATACGACCTGACGTACTCGCCTGGAGCTGCCGGGCATCGCGTACCGGTAATTACCCTGGCCACCGCGCTGCCGTTCGGTGCCGCATCCACATTCGCGCTACTGCTTGCTCTCCTGGACGACCCCTACCTTGACCGCCTCGAAGGACGGGCTCCCCGGATCGCACCGCAATCGCCGGCGTTCCTCACCGCCCTCCTGGCGAGTGCGTTACGAAATCACCACGACGCCGAGCAATACTTCGTCCTCGCCGTGCCGCACCCCGCTGGAGGCCCACCCCACCTCTTGGGCGGACGGCTCCCCACCCCAACGGCGAATGCGCTCCGCGAGGTCGCGCAGCAACGGGGTGTGGGGGTTGTTCTCGACCCCGCGAAGATCAACACTGAAATCCCGATTGAGTGGTGCAGGATGTCCGACGAACGACCCGAAGTGACAACCCGCCGCGACGACGGCCGCCCCGTGAACGGATTTCAACGAAAGACTGTCCACATCTGGGGCTGCGGCGGGCTCGGATCATGGATCGCCGAATTCATCGCTCGCGCAGGAGCATCGGAGATCACCGTGTGCGACCCTGGCATCGTCACCGGCGGCTTGCTCGTCCGACAAAACTACGTCGAAGACGACATTGGCCGTTCCAAAGCCGAGGCACTCGCTGGACGGCTCCGCGCGATCCGTGATGACCTGACGGTCACCGTCGCAGAAGGGCACCTCCCAGAAGACCACACGTCATGCCTGGCAGCGGATCTCATCATCGACGCCACAGTGAACAACGGCATCACGAGCTGTCTCGATGCGTTGGCAACTGCGCCGACGCGAAAGGCATTGATCGCTCAGGTCGCCACAGACGCTCGCTCTGGCACGCTCGGCCTAGCCGTGCTGTGCGCCGCAAGCGCAACAGCGACAGTTTCCAGCATCGATCAAGACGCTGGCCGAACAATCCAGGGCGACAGCGGACTTGAGCTCTACCACACGCTGTGGCAAGAACCCAGCGATGACGAACTTATACCAACCAGGGGCTGCTCGGTCCCCACATTCCACGGCTCGGCAGCCGACCTCGTAGCGGTCGCAGCCACACTCGTCAACCTGATCGGAAGCCACCTCCAACAACCGGACTCCGCGGTTTCGGGCACACACCTCATCGCTCTGCCGCACGCGGCCAGCGGCCCCCGACACCACTTCCTCCCCGGTGTAACGCACCCCATGGATCACACAGCAGGGACAGAATGAGGGCAACGGAACGTCAACGCAATGCCCCATCAGAGGGCGTCATTGTCGAGCGTCTTCGCACCGAGGCAACCAACTGGATCAACGCCGTGGCGCTCCAATCAGGACGCATCGACCGACGCTTCAACAAGCGGCACGCCGACCACGTGGAACTCCAAACTCTTGAACGTGACCTGCACTTCTTCCTGTTAGCGGCGGTACGCCTTCGCCGCTGTATCGAGCAGGTGTCTCGATACCAGTAAAGAAAGTTCTCACATCGCAGGTCAGCGACGGTCAGGCTATTGGTCCGGCCTGCCGCTCGCGGCGTCTCGATGCGGCGAGCAGCGAGGGCAGCTGCGCCTCGTCGTGATGCCAGCGCTGTGGCCTGCGACTTAGTTCCGGCGCCGGTCGTGGGTGCATGCATGCGTGGCGGCGGACGGAGGGCGGAGCGCAGGGAGCGGCGCGGACGGGAGCGCCAGCGGACGGGAGCAGAGCGAGCGTAGCGAAGCCTGCTGGTGGCCGCCGGTTCCTGCGGGTCGCGGGTGTCCAGGATCTGCGCCATCAGCCGCGACGGGGCTGCGGCATGGTGCTGGGGCTCGTAGGCTGGCGGTTGTGAGCGTAGTTTTGGCGCAGCGTGCACGGCGCGAGGCCGAGGCGCGGCTGGCTGAGCAGCCGCGGCGGTTGGCGCATGTCCGGGGGGTCGCGACGACTGCCGAGCGGTTGAGCCGGCGTTTCGATGCTCAAACGGCGGACTGTCTGGTCGCGGCGGGGTGGTTGCACGATATCGGTTACGCACCGTCGGTGCGCCGGACCGGTTTTCATCCCCTTGATGGAGCGGAGTTCGTGCGATCGGCGGGTTTCGGGGAGCTGGTCGCTTCCTTGGTGGCCTTTCATACCGGAGCGCACGCGGAGGCTGCCGAGCGGGGCTTGTCGGGTTTGTCCGCGTTCAGCGATCCGCCCAGCAATGTCCTTGATGCGTTGACTTTTTGCGATCTGACGACTGGACCTGACGGGGCGCCGATATCACCGCGAGATCGACTACGCGACGTGTTGGCGCGTTATGGATCCGAGGACCCGGTGCACCGGGCGGTCGACGCGGGCCGCGACGAATTGTTGGCGGCGGTCCGGCGAGTACGCGACTGGCTGTAGCCCAGCGGTCAGCCGAGGTAGGGGCTGTCGCGGCGTTGCAGGTAGTGCTCGACGCGCAGTCGCATCGACGGATGCATATCCAGGCCAGCGATGTCGTCGGGGGCAGTCCAGGCGATGTCGGTGCTTTCGTGGTCGATGGCGAGGGTCCCGCCGAGCACCGTGGTGGCGAACAGTAGCGAGAATTGTTGGCGCACTTCGCCATCGGTGAACGCGACCACGTGGTGGGGGTTGGTGTAGACACCGACCAGACCCGTGACTTCGACGTCGAGCCCGGTTTCTTCTTTGACTTCCCGCACGGCGGTGTCGGCGATGGTTTCGCCGATGTCGTGTCCGCCGCCGGGTAACGCCCACAGGGTGTTGTCGCGGCGTTTGATCAGCAGAATACGACCTTGTTCGTCGGTGACGATGGCCGAGGCGGACGGAACGACACTGTTGGGCGCCGGGGCGTTGGGGTCATTGTAGTAGTCGGTGCGCATCGGGGGTCAGCCTTTCGCGGTCAGCGGTCTGGCGCGGTTCCAGACCTGGGTGAAAGCGTCTTCGAGGGTGGTCCAGAGCCTTGGCTCATGGTGACGTGACAGAACCAGCACAGGGTTGTTGCGCCCGGGTGAGCCGTAGATGTGGAAGTTGACAATCATGGCGTCATCGACCCGAAAGATCGACGTGTAGAGCGCGGTGTCGTGGGTGCGAATGTCCAGCCCCGGGGTACAAGCGTGAGGGGCGAGCAACTCCACCGACGTGCGGCAGCGGGCGATGACAGCCTCGCCGATCCCTTCCTCCTCACCGCGCAAGATCGTGGTCGCAGTGTCGGGATCCCCGACGAGAAACCGCACCGACACACCGCGGGCGGCGGCGGCGAGCAGGGTGTCGAGGAATCCGTCGAGGGTGTCGAACAGGAACGTGGCCGCGAGCACGAGGATGTCGATGCCGGTGGTGGCGTCGGCGAAATGCTGCTGCCACGTCGTGATCGGCAGCTGAGTACGGCTGGCATACAGGGTCGCGGTGAATGGCCCACCCGCAGACGCTGTTGTCACTGCACGGGGGGTAGCGGCCGGGTACTGCTTGGGCCACAGGTCATGCGGAGTGCAGTCGAGCACCTCGCTGGCGCTGCGGGCGTTGTGTTCGCGAATTCTGTAGTCGCTATCGGCCAGCCAGCGTCGCACCGACTTGATATCGACACCCACCGCGGTGGCGAACCGCTGCGAGGACAGACCTTTGGCCTGTAGCCGCTGCGCGAGGCGATCGTTGGGAGTGATGGCGGCCTCGGTGCCGTCCTGCTCGTCCATCGTGTCAGCGCACATCTTCCCGTGTCGTCCGTATCCATCCTTCAGCGCGTGGTGTCTAGTTTGCCATGCGATTGCCGCCACCCTGCGGCGATAGTGTCGGTGTGATGTCCGTGGGTATGTCCGGCCGTGTCCGAAATGCCCGTGGATGTGTCGGAAATGTCGGCACATGTCTCTCGCAACGTCCGTGATGTCCACGTGAACTGAATCCAGCGCCGGACCGGCGTCAACATCTCACGAAAGGACTAGTAGGACAATGCGTTTGAGAATCGATACGTCTGGAACTCGTTTTATCGTCACCCGCGCTCCGGAGCCACGGCTGAACTTCGAAACCGGCGCCCCGAAAGTCGACACCGCCACCGGGATGCCGATGTACGCCACCCAGGTCCTCGCGCTGGATGACTCCGGCGGCGAAGTACTCAATGTCACCGTGGCAGGAGACCCCAAAGTTACAGTCACGCAGTCTATTTCGGTGGTTGGTCTGGTGGCCATCCCGTGGGCCCAAGGTGATCGCAGCGGGGTGGCGTTCCGCGCTGATGCCCTCACCCCCGCCACCGCCAGTGGTGCTGCGCCGAGTGAGCAGACACGCCCGCAGAAGTAACCCCAAGCGGGTGTGGGGTGCGGTGAACCGATCACCGCACCCCGCCACCCCGGGCATTGCTGTTGACCACACGCTCACGGAGGGCATCTCTCATGACATCGAACAATAAGAACACCACCAACAGTGGATCAGGCGATGACGACTGGTTCGGAGAACTGGTCATGTCGCTGTTCACCGCAGCCGGGTATGTGCTCTGGTGGGCGGTGCTGTTCCCGGCGATCAACGTGCCCATCATCGCCAGCCTCGTGCTTGCCATCAGCCACGGCCCACGCGTGGGCCTGATCTGCGCGATCGTGTGCAGTGCCGGGTATGCGGGCTGGGCCTGGCTCCAACCGGGGTCATTTCGCGCCTGGGTGACCGAACCGGTACGGCGGCGCTGGCTCACGTGGTCGCGCTACACCCGCACCTGGGAATCGACCTGCACCTTGCACGGCCTGACGGCCACACTCGGCGGCCGCACCCTCACTCCCACCCTGCGCACGGTGACAATCGGTAAAACCACCGATGTGCTGGCGGTGCGCATCGTCACCGGCCAGTCCGTGGCAGATTGGCATAAACAGTCCGACGCGCTGGCCGCCGCGTGGCGCGCCGACCGCATCAGCATCACCGCCACCTCGCCTGGCGAACTGCGCATCACTTTAATGCGGGCAGACGTGCTCGCTGAACCGATCGTCCTGCCCATGCCCGCCCCGGCAACCCCGGTGGACCTGGCGCTGGTGCGGGTCGGGATCACCGAAACGCGGCATTGGTGGCAAGTGCCGCTGCTCGGTCACCATGTGCTGATCGCCGGGGCAACCGGCGCAGGTAAAGGCTCAGTGCTGTGGTCGTTGATCGCCGGCATCGCCCCCGCGGTGAAGACCGGACTGGTGCGGTTATGTGTCATCGACCCCAAAGGTGGCATGGAACTCGGTGCCGGAGCACCCCTGTTCACCGTGTTCACCCACGACGCCACCGACACCACCCTGGAGCTGCTACGCCAGCTCGTCACGGTGATGCACGCCCGGGCGAATCGTCTGCGCGGCCACACCCGACTACACACTCCCACGACGTCGGAGCCGTTGTTCGTGGTAGTGATCGATGAAATCGCAGCACTGAGTGCGTATGTGACCGACCGCAAGGTCCGCACCGAAATCGAACAACTCCTGGGCCTCCTGCTCTCGCAAGGCCGCGCAGTCGGCATCAGCGTCGTCGCCGCGGTGCAAGACCCCGCCAAAGACACCCTGCCGTTAAGGCAGCTGTTCACGGTGCGGATCGGGTTGCGCCTGACTGAAGCCACCCAAACCACTATGGTCCTGGGACAGGGAGCACGCGATGCCGGCGCCGAATGTGACCGCATCCCCGACGCGACACCGGGTGTTGGCTACATGATGGTTGACGGCACCGCCTACGCCCAGCGGGTGCGGGCCTTCCACGTCACCGACCACGACATCACCGCGCTGGCCACTCGGTTCCGCCGACCCCCGAGCCGACCGAACAAGACCCACCAGCCACACAACACCGATACCGGGCACACCGTGGGTGAGGGCAGCGGTGAATAGCTCCATGACATCGGCGCAGCTTGCCCTGCCGGGTGTTCCGGATACAGTTGATACCACCCGAGTGGTCGAGCAGATGGTGCGCCGGGCCGCGTCGATGGGATACCAATCCTGGTGGCGACGAGCAGAATCCGTCGGATTCTGCGCTCACCCCATCCAGCTGATCGGTACCGATGAGTACGGGCGTCAGCGGGTGGTGTGGACGCGGTGCAACAACCGTCGCGCCCACATTTGCCCGTCGTGTTCAGATCTCTACGCCCGCGACACCTGGCAACTCGTGCACGCCGGCGCTGCGGGAGGCCACCACGGCATGCCCACCGCGGTGGGCGATCATCCGCAAGTTTTCCTCACCCTGACTGCCCCCAGCTTCGGGGCCGTCCACACCGCCACGACGTCGGGGGACAAGAAAGCGCAGGTATGCCGAGACCAGCACCGGATCGGCGGCTACCGCCGCTGCCCGCATGGAAAACAATTGTGGTGCAGCATGTCCCATGATCATGGCGACGAGCGGGTCGGTCAGCCGCTCTGTCCGGAGTGCTACGACTATGCCGGGCATGTCCTGTTCGCCTGGCATCTTCCCGAACTGTGGCGACGCTTCACCATCACCATGCGGCGCACCCTCCGCAAAGAACTGAAAGCCACCGGTGTGGATCCGGATGCGGTGCGGGTGAGCTTCATCAAAATCGTCGAACTGCAAGCCCGCGCCATCCCACACATCCACGCCCTGATCCGCCTGGACCCCCAAGACGACCCCGATCAGACCGATTGGGAATCACCCATCGGTGCAGTCGAACTCGCCACCATCATCCAACACGCCGCCCGCACCGTCACGCTCACCATCGACGATCCGACCGCTGATACCGATGCGCGGACGATGCGTTTCGGCACACAGATCGACACCCAACCCCTCGCCGCATCCGCAAAACCAGTGAAAAGTGCTCCACCAGAACCAGAACCAGAACCAGGGTCAGGCTCAGGACGGTCCATGTCTGGCCGGCTGGTGGCACGCTATCTCGCCAAGTATGTCACCAAATCCTTGGTAGACCTCGGAATCAGCGCGCGCCGCCTATCTACGGAAGCCATACCCGACCTGGACGTGTCAGAGCATGTGCGGACCATCCTGACCACCATCAGCGATCTCGCGGACAAAGGACTGTCCGGCATCGGGCGGTGGTTGCACACCCTCGGATTCCGCGGCCACATCACCAGCAAATCCCGCCGTTATTCCACTACCATGACCGTGCTGCGCGAACAGCGCGCCATTTGGACGCGTGAAGAACGCTTGAAAAGCACTGCATACCAATACGATCCCAACTGTGACTTCGCCGGTCGCGATGATCTGGTGGCGTGGGAGTTCGAACGTGCCGGCCTCGGCAGCCTCGGCGATCGCAGTCTCGTCTATTCCGCGGCCCTCCAACGCATCCACTCCCGCCTCATCGGACTGGTAGAAGCACGTCGCCAAGCCCACAACGAACAATGGGATCCGCTAGGGGCAAGCGATGGCTGAAAGATGCCCGACTACGACACATGCTCGCTCCGAGTGTGACGTTCGAGTCGATGCTCCGAACATGTCAGAGGGAGGTGTTGAAATTGACCTGCCGAACCGGTATCGGCTCCCGCGCGAGGCCAACCGCGCGCTGGTAAACGTCATACTGGCTATGCGGGACCGGACGCCTAGATCAGGGAGGGGAGTGGCATGAGCCTCAGGTTCGCCTTCTATGGCCGAGTGAGTACCGAGGACGCCCAAGATCCGGAGGCGAGCCGCAGCTGGCAGAAACGTCGTGCCATCGATCTGATCAGTCCGCATGGCGGCGTCCTCGCCGCCGACTACTTCGATATAGGCCAGAGCCGGTCGCTTCCCTGGAAACGCAGGCCGGAGGCTTCACGTCTGCTCGCAGATGTCACTTCTCGTGGCCGTGGCTTCGATGCCGTCGTGATCGGGGAACCTGCTCGCGCGTTC
This genomic window from Mycobacteroides chelonae contains:
- a CDS encoding nucleotidyl transferase AbiEii/AbiGii toxin family protein, with amino-acid sequence MTGTASVQIACTAVADDNGMRALRDVAAVTADIEYRVIGGHMVRLLRHVYNVSGIPRLTSDADTGIDVNVASTGNLHDRLTALGYTAECGNRYERGEQAVDLLVPTAAKPGKRIIGERAFDGAPGLRLALALPPIEVAVTARLTDGDTVEFEIPVPDVEAAFVLKMLARTVRDSERDLQDIETLLEIVASQPDYHASPWRLGDPKITKAGERGDAARVAAQMISSPPTRVPARVRALLRRHVAIVSR
- a CDS encoding CBASS cGAMP-activated phospholipase, giving the protein MDVVPATPANLDNGTSSPGPGEFAAQVYPAAEREAAGPRPERFQVLALDGGGAKALFTAHVLARLEQDLGVRITDSFDLIAGTSAGGIVALGLGAGLTPKEIVSHYEELVEKVFPASRRRGWRRPRQLRSPIYDAEALRQALTGVLGARLLGDSTKRLVIPAWDVQRGAVHIFKTPHHTRLTRDWRIPMVDVALATSAAPLYFPAAYVDGHRLIDGGVWANNPAVVAIAEAVSMLGVPLDAITVLNVGTIDQLTDHPKRLDRGGLLHWARPIAPLILNASSRGGQGLAEHLIGKSNYTRFDALVPGGLYALDSADPKDVAGLAASVSRELSPSYTAKFADHQAPAYTPVNGRRHRDDPGSISHTEAPNATR
- a CDS encoding SMODS domain-containing nucleotidyltransferase; translation: MQLADHFNVLLKDTVNLSQFKLDLLNQRVEAIYKALKADVEIGALITGKTPQGSWAHRTIINPVGDNEFDADFMLDMSQNPDWADNPKTYIDEVYAALHRHSTYGTMPHSRKCRCARLVYANSMHVDIVPHLNLADGREVIVNRDDNEWELTNPQGFTDWMKKQDSIASGNLRKVIRLMKYLRDHKNSFTGTRSVLLTTMLGEQVTDLRKLLDPSYYSNVPTTLLHVVQDLDTWLQANPIKPSIADPSGSGVTFDHRWGPDPESAQATYSYFRDRIHVHAADIEAAYEEKDKDRSVQLWQNIFGDGFKAPATTTASAKFPAATSAADSTVGRSGRAG
- a CDS encoding ThiF family adenylyltransferase, which encodes MTRRHQPTLTGWQKHLLAELKALAQQRPNEIQVRGRPTLDASGEASLRISLRTAAIPHHPGGLQLQETEEFILQLRPSSYSLPAIDVDHTRFLGYPHVLAGQRLCIYLDPSREWQPTLGVAGLLTRLWDWLVDAAAGNFDAATAMYHAVGGVPHQAHDTPTIVTREPGPAKRHQTAHLIARSTHRYDLTYSPGAAGHRVPVITLATALPFGAASTFALLLALLDDPYLDRLEGRAPRIAPQSPAFLTALLASALRNHHDAEQYFVLAVPHPAGGPPHLLGGRLPTPTANALREVAQQRGVGVVLDPAKINTEIPIEWCRMSDERPEVTTRRDDGRPVNGFQRKTVHIWGCGGLGSWIAEFIARAGASEITVCDPGIVTGGLLVRQNYVEDDIGRSKAEALAGRLRAIRDDLTVTVAEGHLPEDHTSCLAADLIIDATVNNGITSCLDALATAPTRKALIAQVATDARSGTLGLAVLCAASATATVSSIDQDAGRTIQGDSGLELYHTLWQEPSDDELIPTRGCSVPTFHGSAADLVAVAATLVNLIGSHLQQPDSAVSGTHLIALPHAASGPRHHFLPGVTHPMDHTAGTE
- a CDS encoding HD domain-containing protein; its protein translation is MSVVLAQRARREAEARLAEQPRRLAHVRGVATTAERLSRRFDAQTADCLVAAGWLHDIGYAPSVRRTGFHPLDGAEFVRSAGFGELVASLVAFHTGAHAEAAERGLSGLSAFSDPPSNVLDALTFCDLTTGPDGAPISPRDRLRDVLARYGSEDPVHRAVDAGRDELLAAVRRVRDWL
- a CDS encoding NUDIX hydrolase, with protein sequence MRTDYYNDPNAPAPNSVVPSASAIVTDEQGRILLIKRRDNTLWALPGGGHDIGETIADTAVREVKEETGLDVEVTGLVGVYTNPHHVVAFTDGEVRQQFSLLFATTVLGGTLAIDHESTDIAWTAPDDIAGLDMHPSMRLRVEHYLQRRDSPYLG
- a CDS encoding FtsK/SpoIIIE domain-containing protein, which codes for MTSNNKNTTNSGSGDDDWFGELVMSLFTAAGYVLWWAVLFPAINVPIIASLVLAISHGPRVGLICAIVCSAGYAGWAWLQPGSFRAWVTEPVRRRWLTWSRYTRTWESTCTLHGLTATLGGRTLTPTLRTVTIGKTTDVLAVRIVTGQSVADWHKQSDALAAAWRADRISITATSPGELRITLMRADVLAEPIVLPMPAPATPVDLALVRVGITETRHWWQVPLLGHHVLIAGATGAGKGSVLWSLIAGIAPAVKTGLVRLCVIDPKGGMELGAGAPLFTVFTHDATDTTLELLRQLVTVMHARANRLRGHTRLHTPTTSEPLFVVVIDEIAALSAYVTDRKVRTEIEQLLGLLLSQGRAVGISVVAAVQDPAKDTLPLRQLFTVRIGLRLTEATQTTMVLGQGARDAGAECDRIPDATPGVGYMMVDGTAYAQRVRAFHVTDHDITALATRFRRPPSRPNKTHQPHNTDTGHTVGEGSGE
- a CDS encoding replication initiator; this encodes MTSAQLALPGVPDTVDTTRVVEQMVRRAASMGYQSWWRRAESVGFCAHPIQLIGTDEYGRQRVVWTRCNNRRAHICPSCSDLYARDTWQLVHAGAAGGHHGMPTAVGDHPQVFLTLTAPSFGAVHTATTSGDKKAQVCRDQHRIGGYRRCPHGKQLWCSMSHDHGDERVGQPLCPECYDYAGHVLFAWHLPELWRRFTITMRRTLRKELKATGVDPDAVRVSFIKIVELQARAIPHIHALIRLDPQDDPDQTDWESPIGAVELATIIQHAARTVTLTIDDPTADTDARTMRFGTQIDTQPLAASAKPVKSAPPEPEPEPGSGSGRSMSGRLVARYLAKYVTKSLVDLGISARRLSTEAIPDLDVSEHVRTILTTISDLADKGLSGIGRWLHTLGFRGHITSKSRRYSTTMTVLREQRAIWTREERLKSTAYQYDPNCDFAGRDDLVAWEFERAGLGSLGDRSLVYSAALQRIHSRLIGLVEARRQAHNEQWDPLGASDG